In Gopherus flavomarginatus isolate rGopFla2 chromosome 5, rGopFla2.mat.asm, whole genome shotgun sequence, one DNA window encodes the following:
- the GJD2 gene encoding gap junction delta-2 protein, giving the protein MGEWTILERLLEAAVQQHSTMIGRILLTVVVIFRILIVAIVGETVYDDEQTMFVCNTLQPGCNQACYDQAFPISHIRYWVFQIIMVCTPSLCFITYSVHQSAKQRERRYSTVFLALDRDQDSMKREDNKKIKNTIVNGVLQNTENSTKEVEPDCLEVKEIPNPAIRTTKSKMRRQEGISRFYIIQVVFRNALEIGFLVGQYFLYGFNVPSMYECDRYPCIKEVECYVSRPTEKTVFLVFMFAVSGICVVLNLAELNHLGWRKIKMAVRGVQAKRKSIYEIRNKDLPRMSVPNFGRTQSSDSAYV; this is encoded by the exons ATGGGGGAATGGACCATCCTAGAGAGACTCCTGGAAGCTGCCGTGCAGCAGCACTCGACTATGATAGGGAG GATCCTGCTGACCGTGGTGGTGATCTTCAGGATACTCATTGTGGCCATTGTAGGAGAAACGGTTTACGATGATGAACAAACTATGTTTGTGTGCAACACGCTGCAGCCAGGCTGCAATCAGGCTTGTTACGACCAGGCATTCCCTATCTCTCATATCAGGTACTGGGTGTTCCAGATCATCATGGTATgcacccccagcctctgctttaTAACGTACTCTGTTCACCAGTCTGCTAAGCAGAGGGAGAGAAGGTACTCCACCGTCTTCCTCGCCTTGGACAGAGATCAGGACTCAATGAAACGTGAGGACAATAAGAAGATCAAGAATACCATTGTCAATGGAGTGCTGCAGAACACCGAGAACTCCACCAAGGAAGTAGAGCCAGACTGCTTGGAGGTGAAGGAAATTCCCAACCCAGCCATCAGAACTACAAAGTCGAAGATGAGGCGGCAAGAAGGCATCTCCAGATTTTACATCATCCAGGTGGTTTTTCGAAATGCCCTAGAGATTGGGTTCTTAGTGGGACAATATTTCCTGTATGGATTTAATGTCCCTTCCATGTATGAATGTGATAGATACCCCTGCATTAAGGAAGTGGAGTGCTATGTGTCTAGACCCACTGAGAAGACTGTTTTCTTGGTATTCATGTTTGCAGTGAGTGGGATTTGTGTGGTGCTCAATTTGGCAGAACTGAACCACTTGGGCTGGAGAAAGATTAAAATGGCAGTGAGAGGAGTACAAGCAAAAAGGAAATCCATATATGAAATCAGAAACAAGGACCTGCCAAGAATGAGCGTACCTAACTTTGGCAGGACTCAGTCAAGTGACTCAGCTTATGTGTGA